The DNA region CGCGTGCTTGATTGCGCTCAGCGAATCCGCCGCTACGGACAAGCCCGCGATCCCGCATGCCATCGTCCGTAATATATCCCGGTCATGGAGCGCCATCTCGATCCGTTCATAGCTGTATTTGTCATGCATGTAGTGGATGACGTTCAGCGTATTCATGTAGAGCTTCGCCAGCCATTCCATCATCGGCTTGAACCGTTTCATCACCTCTTCGTAGCTGAGAACCTCGGCCGTGATCGCCGGATATTCCGGACCGACCTGAGCACCGCTCTTTTCGTCCCTGCCGCCGTTAATAGCATAGAGCAGCGCTTTGGCCAGGTTTGCTCTTGCGCCGAAGAATTGCATTTGCTTGCCGATTCGCATCGCCGATACGCAGCAGGCAATGCCGTAGTCATCGCCGTAAATCGGACGCATCAGATCATCGTTCTCGTACTGGATCGAGCTCGTTTCGATCGAAACCTTGGCGCAATATTTCTTGAAGGCTTCCGGCAGCTTCTCGGACCATAGGACGGTCAGGTTCGGTTCCGGAGCAGGTCCCAGATTATACAGGGTGTGCAGGAAGCGGAAGCTGTTCTTCGTCACGCGGGTAACGCCGTTTAAGGACATGCCGCCGATCGATTCCGTCACCCAAGTCGGATCTCCGCTGAACAATTCATTGTAATCCGGCGTACGCAGGAATTTAACGATACGCAGCTTCATGACAAAGTGATCCACCAGCTCCTGAGCCGCTTCTTCCGTCAGCTTGCCTTCGGCGAGATCGCGCTCGATGTAAATATCAAGGAAGGAAGAGACCCGCCCCAGCGACATCGCGGCCCCATTCTGCTCCTTGATTGCGGCCAGATAGCCAAAATACAGCCACTGGAACGCTTCTTTGGCCGTATTGGCCGGCTTGGAGATGTCGCAGCCGTGCATGGCGGCCATTTCCTTCAGCTCTTTCAGCGCCCGGATCTGCTCCGACAGCTCTTCGCGCAGACGGATCACCGGTTCATCCATCGCGTCCACTTCAAGCTCGGCCAGCTCTCTGAGTTTATCCTGCACGAGCGTATCCACGCCGTACAGGGCCACCCGGCGATAGTCCCCGATAATGCGCCCGCGTCCGTAAGCGTCCGGAAGGCCGGTAATGATTCCGGCTTTGCGCGCGGCCCTCATCTCGGAAGTGTATGCGTCGAACACCCCCTGGTTATGGGTTTTGCGGATATGGGTGAACATATCGATGATGCTCTGCGGCATTTCAAAACCGTATGCATTGCATGCGTCAATCATCATCCTGATGCCGCCAAACGGCTGAATCGAGCGCTTGAACGGCTCGTCGGTCTGAAGCCCGACAATCTGCTCCTTCTCCTTGTCCAAATACCCCGGCTGATGGGAAGTGATCGTCGACGGCGTATTCACATCAACGTACAGCACCCCTCCGGCCTCCCGTTCCCTGCGGGTCAGATCGGATACGATGTCCCAAAGAGCCTTCGTATGATCCGTCGGTCCGGCAAGAAACTCCTCGTTCCCCTCATATGGCGTTATGTTTCTGGCAATAAAATCGTTGACGTCGACTCTCCTATTCCATTTCCCCGGCTTGAATGCTCTCCAGCCTGCGTACTGCTCCATCACCGACATTTCGAATCCCTCCTAGTTTTAAGCTGCAGCCTGCACATTCGGCGTAACCCTCCGCGCTACGGGTACTTCCCGACTTTCCGATCCAATCACTTTAATGTGATTTATTTCACTAATTGAGGCGGATTAAGATTAATTTAAAGTGAAAGTGAATTAATGCGGTTTAAAGCGCGTTAGTTGCTCCATATGCCTGCAAGCTGCTTTTGTAAAGATCCGAGATTCATCTCGCTTATTTGGTACACCTTTATTGTAACCTTCGTGGATTCTTACATCTGTGATAATAATCACAAAGATGCTGCTTTTCGTGATTTATATCACGTGTTGGGGCTGGACCGCGTCTTTCCCATGGCGTTCCATCCCGCTTTCCTTAACCCTTAGCTGCTGGATGTGTCGAGACCCAACGAAGCATGCTCCGGGTTCAGGGACCGTGTGCGCGAGAAGCGATTGCCGCTGAGTATAAGCCCCCTTATGGCCCCCTTACCTCCCCCCTCCTTATCTCCTCTCTTATCTCCCCTTATCGCTGGATAGATACAAATCCGGGCCGGCTAGGGACAAATATGCAGCCCTATGACTGATCAAATTTGAACCCTCTGGCTGATTAAAGACAAATAGGCAGCCTTCTGCTATCGGCAAGCACGGCCGGCAGAAGGCTGCATCCATCCCTAGGGTTTACCCCATTCGCTTATCGTGATTAAAACCGTCCATAAAACGCGTTGCGGTATACATCCGCAAGCTCCGATACGAGCGGCAGCTTCGGATTGCTCGTCGTACACTGGTCCTCAAACGCCCGGTCGGCTAACTCGTCGACGCGATTCTCGAAATCCTGCGGATCTATGCCAAGCTGCTGGAACGACTCTTCGATGCCGAGCTTGGCGTTCAATTCCCGGATTGCAAGGATCAGGCTATCGACGCCCTCTTCCGTCGTCCGAGCCGGCAGTCCGAGGATTCGGGCGATCTCGGCATACCGCTGATCGGCCACAAAATGCGTATATTTCGGCCAAGCGGCGAATTTCGTCGGCTTCTTCGCATTGTAGCGAATGACGTGCGGCATAAGGATCGCATTCGTCCTACCATGCGCGGTATGGTACTGACCGCCCCATTTATGCGCAAGGCTGTGGTTGATGCCCAGGAACGCATTGGCAAAGGCCATGCCGGCCAGCGTCGAGGCATTATGCATTTTTTCCCGGGCCAGCTTGTCGCCGGTAAGCGCCGATTGCTCCAGATACTGGAATACGAGCTGAATGGCCTTGATGGCAAGCCCATCCGTATAATCGTTCGCCATGATCGACACGTAGGCCTCGATGGCATGTGTCAGCACGTCCATGCCGGTGTCGGCGACGGCGGTCTTCGGCAGCGTATAGACAAATTCCGGATCAATGATCGCCACATCCGGCGTCAGCTCGTAATCGGCCAGCGGGTATTTGGTGTGACCGGAGACTTTATCCGTGATAACGGCAAAGCTCGTGACCTCCGAGCCCGTGCCCGACGTGGTGGGAATGGCAACGAACTTCGCTTTCTGGCCAAGCTTCGGATACTTATACACCCGTTTGCGGATATCCATAAACTTCTGCTTCAGATCTTTGAAATCGGCATCCGGGTGCTCATAGAACAGCCACATCGCTTTTGCCGCATCCATCGGCGAACCGCCGCCGAGAGCAATGATGCAGTCCGGCTGGAACCTGGTCAGCATTTCGGTTCCCCGTTCAACCGTAGTCGTTGAAGGATCCGGTTCCACTTCCGAGAACACCTCAATCGCTACGGGTGCTCTTCGCTGCCGCAAGTAATGCTCAACCCGCTCCACGTATCCGAGCTTCACCATTATCGGGTCGGTGATAATGGCAATGCGCGATATGCCCGGCATTTTGGCAAGATATTGGGTGGAGCCTTTTTCGAAGTATATTTTATCCGGAACTTTAAACCACTGCATATTCACGGTTCTGCGGTTCACCCTTTTCACGTTGATCAGATTAACGGCCGTTACGTTGGAAGAGGTTGCGTTGCGGCCATACGAACCGCACCCCAGCGTCAGGGATGGAAGATTCGTATTGTAGATATCCCCGATTCCGCCCTGAGAGGACGGCTGGTTCACCAGAATGCGGCAGGTTTTCATGCGGCTCGAGAACGCCCGGATCACGTCCTCATTATGCGAATGAATGACGGACGTGTGTCCCATCCCCCCGAAGGCGACCATTTCCTCCGAACGTTTGATGCCTTCCTGCGCGTTTTTGACACGGTAGCACGCCAGCACAGGGCTCAGCTTCTCCGCGGACAGCGGGTAGCCCGGCCCGACGCCGTCCAGCTCGGCTACCAGAATCTTGGTGCCTGCCGGGACATCCAGGCCGCATTGCTCGGCAATCTTAACCGCCGGCTGACCGACTATCGCCGGATTGACCGCGCATTTGTCGGATATCATGGCCTTGGCCGACAGCTTCACGGTTTCTTCCTTGTTCATAAAATAACAGCCGGCCGCCATCATTTTCTTCTTCACTTGCTCAAACACAGGCTCCTCGATAATAACGGCCTGCTCCGACGCGCAGATCATCCCGTTGTCGAACGTCTTCGATAAAATCAGGTCATTCACGGCTTGGTCGAGGTCCGCCGACTTCTCGATAAAGCACGGCACGTTTCCCGGACCGACGCCGAGTGCCGGCTTGCCGCAGCTGTAAGCCGCTTTTACCATCGCGGAACCGCCGGTTGCCAATATGCATGCCACGTCCGGATGATGCATTAAAGCATGGGTCTTCTCCATGGACGGCTCTTCAATCCATTGAATGCAATCCGCCGGGGCTCCATGCTTGCGCGCGGCCTCCAGCAAAATGGCGGCAGCCTCCCGGCTGCATGCCTGGGCCGATGGATGGAATCCGAAAATGATCGGGTTGCGCGTCTTGATTGAAATCAGCGCTTTGAAGATGGTGGTTGAGGTTGGGTTCGTTACAGGCGTGATCCCCATGATGATCCCGATCGGCTCGGCGATCTTTTGGAACTGGTCATACGGGTTATCCTCTATAACGCCCACCGTTTTGTCGTACTTGATGCTGTTATGGATGTACTCTGTTGCAAACAGGTTTTTAATGATCTTGTCTTCGTATACGCCGCGTCCGGTTTCTTCGACCGCCATTTTTGCCAGCATCATATGCTTCTCGAGCCCGGCCATCGCCATCGCATGCACGATTCGGTCCACCTGTCCTTGGTCCAGCTCCATAAACTGCGCTTGAGCCCGGTTCGCCCGGTCGATTAAGCCCTGTACGTACTGTTCAGCCGTTTGTTCTTTGACTTTGGTTTCTGCGGATGCTTTGGTTTCTCCAGATGCTTTGCTTACAGCCATCTCTCTCATCCTCCCATGGTTTTCTGTTTGGTTGCTTTCGCGGTTGTTTATAGGTATCTGTTGTCTACGGTTCGATCGTAACATAGCGTCTTATATTATTATGTGAATTATTTCACAATATATTGGGTCGACTATATGTTTTTTGATGATTTGTGACATCCTCTTCGGAGCTGTCACGATCGGAGAGACGCAAGAAAAAAGGTTAAGAGGAACCTTCCTGTTCGTGAACTAGATCACAAAGTTTGAAAATTCGCCACTATTTTCCTCCAAATTACCCTTTCAAGTGATTTTTTTCACGTTATAATGGAGGTAACAAATCATTCAAGATTGAACTGATCAAATTTAAAGATGTTAGGAGACACCGACATGAATACTGTAGACAACGTTTTAGAACTAGAAAGCTTAGGGAATATCCAGTGCTTCTCGGAACAAAATCGAAACCGTCTGCTGGTTACCATGAAGGAACGCGCACTCCCTGAAGGCTCGCATTTGTTCTGGGAAGGCGACTTGGCCGACAAGCTTTACTATGTAAAGCAGGGACGCATTAAATTAACGAAAACGACCGATGAAGGCAAAGAGCTTATTCTATATATGTATCATCCGGGTGATCTGATCGGGCATGCCGATCCGTTCATCAGCAGCAATCACAGCTACTCGGCTGAAGTGCTGGAAAGCAGCGTGGTCGGCGTCATCGAAAATAAGGATCTGGAGCTGCTGGTTTGCCAGCATTGCGACTTTGCGATTGATTTCATGAAGTGGATGGGCGTCCACCACCGGATTACGCAGACCAAATTTCGGGATCTGATGATGTACGGCAAACCAGGGGCGCTGTGCTCGACGCTAATCCGTCTTGGCAATACGTACGGGCAACAGCAAGCTGACGGCAGCACCCTGATCAACAAAAAAATTACACATACCGACCTATCGAACATGATCGGAGCCACGCGCGAGAGCGTCAACCGCATGCTGAGCGATCTCCGCAAAAAGGAAGCGATCGAATATGCAGGCGGGCTGATCGTCATTAAAGACTTGTCGATGCTGCAGGAAATCTGCCACTGCGAGCTGTGTCCGAAGGAAATCTGCCGGATCTAGGGTGACTTGGTCACCCTGCGTGGCGTGCGCTGCGCCTTCACAAGTCCCTTATAGGGACTTGCTTGCTTCTGTGGCACGCATTCCACCGCTGAAAGTCCCTTATAGGGACTTGCTTGCTTCTGTGGCGCGCACTGCGCTCCAACAAGTCCCCTTTCGGGACTTGCGCACTGGCACGGCTCCCTCTTCGCTCCTCCCATCCCCGCCGCCGTGCATAATCTGCCTGTCTTTGCCCACAATAATCCTTGTCTTTCCAAAACCATTCCAAGGGAGTGTAAACGCATGCGTGAAGGTTTGATTCCTGCTGTTCTCGGAACTGTAGTTTCTGCTTCAGGCGCCGCTCTGCTTTGCAGCAAGTATAAGCTTGCCGCAACCGGTATTCTTGGCTTCGGACTGGCCCATGTCGTGCTGGGTGCGATTGACCTGGTGGAACACCGGTAAGGATTTGGAGGACATTACGCGCAGCAATCCTGCCTGACATCTCTTCCGCGATGGATTTCAAGGCAAGAGACAGGCAGGCCTGCGCACTTTGCATTGCATACAAAAACGGACCCCGCCCTTTGGCGTAGAGTCCGCTTTTTTACGTTACCGGGTATATGAAGTCGCAATAGAAAAGGGTATCAGATTCGTGCTGCTTTAAATCCTTGGTTCACTTTGATTACTGCTACTTTTGTTATACTACAAGCGACTGTTTGTTAAACTTGAAGCTACTTTTTAAAACCCGGTATTTTCGTTTAGCCTGAAGCTTGCTGCTTCTTGCTTCCTTTCGGAGTCGAAATAAACCAGTACGCGCTGCCGACAAACAGCCCGCCCCCAACAATATTGCCGAGCGTTACCGGCACCATGTTGCTGATCCAGCCGGCGACGGACACCGTCTCCGGATGTCCCGGCAGAATCTTGGCAAGTGTAAGCAGCGTCATGTTAGCAACGCTGTGCTCATAGCCGGTTGCAATAAAGGCAAACAAGCACCACCAGATCAAGATCAGTTTGGCAACCTCGTTTTTCGCTCTCATGCCCGTCCAAATGGCCAGGCAGACCAGCCAGTTACACAGGATTCCCCGGAAGAACAGCTCCATGAACGGGTCGTTCATTTTTTTAGCTGCAGCCGTAAAAATGAGGTGATCGGCCGGAAGGCCCTTGAAAAGACCGGTGGCAGCAACCAGATAACTAAGCAGGACCGCTCCCGCTAGATTACCGATGAACACGATCCCCCAGTTTTTAAGCGTATCCAGGATGGTTGTTTTTCCGGATAACGTGCTCATGGTGAATACCATATGATTACCGGTAAAAAGCTCCGATCCGGCGAATACGACCAGCGTCAGCGCGATGCCGAACGCAGCCCCCATCACGAGAGATTGAAACGGCGAGCCTGCCGCGGCTAGCGGAGCCCCCAGCTTAAATATCAGGACGATGCCGATGCCGACATAAGCGCCGGCGAGCATGGTCGAGACGATATAGCGCAGCAGGCTTTCATTCATCATTTCTTTTTTCTTGACCGCTGTCTGGACGACGGCTTCCACATCGCTTGCGATCATGGGACAACACCTCTTATTTTTGTCGGTTTGATGAAACGATGGATACATTTCGCTACGTGAGGCAAAGCTCGACCCTTCCTTCCCGTTCCCGTACAGGATAGGTTCGCACGTTCCCTGAATCGGGCGCCTGAACGTTACCTGTCGCCAGCTCGATTTTCCAATCGTACAGCGGGTCGTAAATATAATGCCCAGACAGTATGGCCTCCGCCAGCGGTCCCCCTTTCGGGTGCGGATTGTTGTTGTCCAGCGCGAACCATCGATGATCGGAGGTCCGGAAGACGGCGATCTCCTGCTCGCCGATCCTGACGACCCTGCCGATCTGGGGCAGAAAATCCTCAGCCTGCCCGATCACTACGTATTGACCATTTTCCATATAGGATCAACCTCCATGTACAACGTTTGCCATCTAAAAATGAGCACAAATAGCCGGACCAATATTCCGAAGACCCATGCAAATGTGAAACATCTCCATAAAAAAACTTATAACATTCTGCTGCGCCGGAACATGAGACCCACTTTCTTTCATCAATCCGGTACTTCAAACGCGATTACCTCATCCCCCAGGTCTGACCGAGCACGAGGCTATGACGCTGATCGGGCGTTTAGCCGAGTGTCGGCAGCCGTATATACCTGCCTGTACGGCCCTGCTCACCTGGATACCGAGCCAAGGGTTCAACGGGAATGTCTGGGGCGATAAGCGCTAGTGTACTCAAATTACTCGCCCCACGCCGGACTCACCCGAAAGCGAGGTCTATGTCGCGACGACCGGCTGCACGTCCCGGTACAACACATCCCGAAGCTTGTCATCTTCCAGCACTTTTTTCCAAGGATCCGACAGCTGCGACAAGGCCAGCTCGATTCGCCCCACAAGCTCCTTGCGCTGTTGCGTTTTATGAAGGATTGCCTCGCGAATCGCCTCAAGCCCAAGCCGCTCGACCCATTCCGATGTCCGCTCCAGGTAATTCCCCGTCTCGCGGTAATACTGCATGAGGGCTGCGCAGATCTCGATCAGCTCTTCATCGGTTTTCACCTTGCAGAACGAATCGGCCAGCCGTGCCTTCGTACCCCCGTTACCGCCGACAAAAATTTCCCAGCCGCCGTCATTGCCTACGATGCCGATGTCCTTCGTGCAAGCTTCCGCACAGTTGCGGGGACATCCGTTCACCGCCATTTTGAATTTGGCCGGGAAGTCAAGCCGCTCGAATTTCCGTTCGAGGTAAGCGCCCATTCCCATCGAGTCCTGCGTGCCGAATCGGCAAAACTGCGAGCCGACGCAGGTCTTCACGGTCCGGAGCGATTTGGCATAGGCATAACCGGAAGGCATATCCAGCTCCTCCCACACCTTCGGCAAGTCCTCTTTCTTGACGCCGACCAAATCCAGACGCTGTCCCCCCGTCACCTTGACGACCTTGACATTGTATTTTAACGATACGTCCGCAATTCTCTTCAGCGCCTCCGGTGTTGTTACGCCGCCGTACATACGGGGAACGACCGTATAAGTGCCGTCCTTCTGGATGTTGGCGTTCATCCGCTCATTCACGAACCTCGACTCCCGCTCCTCCCGGTGCGTCAGCGGGTTCAGCATGGTCAGGTAGTAGTTCAGCGCCGGACGGCATTTCGAGCACCCTTCCGGATTGCTCCAATCCAGAACATGCATGACCTCTTTGGTTGTGGTCAAGCCTTTGGCCCGGATCTCCGCAACGATGGTATCCCGATCAAGCGTCGTGCACGGGCAGATTCCCTGCTTGGCCGCCGTCGTAAAGCCGTCTCCCAGTACGCTCTGGAGAATTTGCTCCACCACAGGCTTACAGCCGCCGCAGGACCGCGTCGCCCCGGTGCATGCCTTGATCTCATCCACGGTGGTCATTCCCTGAACCGTGACGGCGTCCACGATCGCTTTCTTCGTCACGCCGTTGCAGCCGCACACGATTTCGTCGTCGGGCATTTGCGCGATGCGCATGGCCGCATCGGCCCCTTTTCCGGCACAGCCGCCCATGATCGAGTGATAGATATCGTCGGTCATCTGCGCTTTTTTGCGTATCAAAGACTGCAGATTGGCCGATTCGCTTACATCCCCGAACAATAGGGCGCCAACGATCCTTCCGTCCCTGATGAGGATTTTCTTATAGGTTTTCTTCCAGTCATCCTTGGCAAGAACAACGTCATGCTCCGGCTGCTCGATAAATTCGCCGGCCGAGAATACGTCCACGCCGCTTACCTTCAATTTGGTCGACACTATCGAACCTTGATAAGGAGGGGTGT from Paenibacillus ihbetae includes:
- a CDS encoding Crp/Fnr family transcriptional regulator encodes the protein MNTVDNVLELESLGNIQCFSEQNRNRLLVTMKERALPEGSHLFWEGDLADKLYYVKQGRIKLTKTTDEGKELILYMYHPGDLIGHADPFISSNHSYSAEVLESSVVGVIENKDLELLVCQHCDFAIDFMKWMGVHHRITQTKFRDLMMYGKPGALCSTLIRLGNTYGQQQADGSTLINKKITHTDLSNMIGATRESVNRMLSDLRKKEAIEYAGGLIVIKDLSMLQEICHCELCPKEICRI
- the pflB gene encoding formate C-acetyltransferase, which translates into the protein MSVMEQYAGWRAFKPGKWNRRVDVNDFIARNITPYEGNEEFLAGPTDHTKALWDIVSDLTRREREAGGVLYVDVNTPSTITSHQPGYLDKEKEQIVGLQTDEPFKRSIQPFGGIRMMIDACNAYGFEMPQSIIDMFTHIRKTHNQGVFDAYTSEMRAARKAGIITGLPDAYGRGRIIGDYRRVALYGVDTLVQDKLRELAELEVDAMDEPVIRLREELSEQIRALKELKEMAAMHGCDISKPANTAKEAFQWLYFGYLAAIKEQNGAAMSLGRVSSFLDIYIERDLAEGKLTEEAAQELVDHFVMKLRIVKFLRTPDYNELFSGDPTWVTESIGGMSLNGVTRVTKNSFRFLHTLYNLGPAPEPNLTVLWSEKLPEAFKKYCAKVSIETSSIQYENDDLMRPIYGDDYGIACCVSAMRIGKQMQFFGARANLAKALLYAINGGRDEKSGAQVGPEYPAITAEVLSYEEVMKRFKPMMEWLAKLYMNTLNVIHYMHDKYSYERIEMALHDRDILRTMACGIAGLSVAADSLSAIKHARVKPVRNEQGLAVDFEIEGDFPCYGNNDDRVDSIAVELVETFMSMIRKHKAYRDAMPTQSVLTITSNVVYGKKTGTTPDGRKAGEPFAPGANPMHGRDKKGALASLTSVAKLPYEDSLDGISNTFSIVPKALGKDADTRIRNLVAMLDGYFGDDAHHLNVNVFDREQLIDAMEHPENYPQLTVRVSGYAVNFVKLTREQQLDVINRTFHGSM
- a CDS encoding formate/nitrite transporter family protein is translated as MIASDVEAVVQTAVKKKEMMNESLLRYIVSTMLAGAYVGIGIVLIFKLGAPLAAAGSPFQSLVMGAAFGIALTLVVFAGSELFTGNHMVFTMSTLSGKTTILDTLKNWGIVFIGNLAGAVLLSYLVAATGLFKGLPADHLIFTAAAKKMNDPFMELFFRGILCNWLVCLAIWTGMRAKNEVAKLILIWWCLFAFIATGYEHSVANMTLLTLAKILPGHPETVSVAGWISNMVPVTLGNIVGGGLFVGSAYWFISTPKGSKKQQASG
- the nirB gene encoding nitrite reductase large subunit NirB, which encodes MPAAKKQKLVVIGNGIAGISTVEQILKLSGAFDITVIGQEPHPNYNRIMLSYVLEGTKTLDDIVLNDWKWYEDNGITLHTGTSGQRINEAAKVVMTDNGMAVPYDQVIIATGSKPFILPVPGSDKEGVIGFRTIADCTRMLQAAKTYRKAAVIGGGLLGLEAAKGLVSLGMDVTVVHLMNDLMESQLDSVAAHMLQDELERQGIRFLLGKQTVEVLGDARVTGLRFKDGDELDADLVVMAVGIRANAEVAQASGIEVRRGIVVDDYLQTSMQDVYAVGECCEHRGVCYGLVAPLFEQGQVLAKRLCGVDTPPYQGSIVSTKLKVSGVDVFSAGEFIEQPEHDVVLAKDDWKKTYKKILIRDGRIVGALLFGDVSESANLQSLIRKKAQMTDDIYHSIMGGCAGKGADAAMRIAQMPDDEIVCGCNGVTKKAIVDAVTVQGMTTVDEIKACTGATRSCGGCKPVVEQILQSVLGDGFTTAAKQGICPCTTLDRDTIVAEIRAKGLTTTKEVMHVLDWSNPEGCSKCRPALNYYLTMLNPLTHREERESRFVNERMNANIQKDGTYTVVPRMYGGVTTPEALKRIADVSLKYNVKVVKVTGGQRLDLVGVKKEDLPKVWEELDMPSGYAYAKSLRTVKTCVGSQFCRFGTQDSMGMGAYLERKFERLDFPAKFKMAVNGCPRNCAEACTKDIGIVGNDGGWEIFVGGNGGTKARLADSFCKVKTDEELIEICAALMQYYRETGNYLERTSEWVERLGLEAIREAILHKTQQRKELVGRIELALSQLSDPWKKVLEDDKLRDVLYRDVQPVVAT
- the nirD gene encoding nitrite reductase small subunit NirD, whose translation is MENGQYVVIGQAEDFLPQIGRVVRIGEQEIAVFRTSDHRWFALDNNNPHPKGGPLAEAILSGHYIYDPLYDWKIELATGNVQAPDSGNVRTYPVREREGRVELCLT
- the adhE gene encoding bifunctional acetaldehyde-CoA/alcohol dehydrogenase, with protein sequence MAVSKASGETKASAETKVKEQTAEQYVQGLIDRANRAQAQFMELDQGQVDRIVHAMAMAGLEKHMMLAKMAVEETGRGVYEDKIIKNLFATEYIHNSIKYDKTVGVIEDNPYDQFQKIAEPIGIIMGITPVTNPTSTTIFKALISIKTRNPIIFGFHPSAQACSREAAAILLEAARKHGAPADCIQWIEEPSMEKTHALMHHPDVACILATGGSAMVKAAYSCGKPALGVGPGNVPCFIEKSADLDQAVNDLILSKTFDNGMICASEQAVIIEEPVFEQVKKKMMAAGCYFMNKEETVKLSAKAMISDKCAVNPAIVGQPAVKIAEQCGLDVPAGTKILVAELDGVGPGYPLSAEKLSPVLACYRVKNAQEGIKRSEEMVAFGGMGHTSVIHSHNEDVIRAFSSRMKTCRILVNQPSSQGGIGDIYNTNLPSLTLGCGSYGRNATSSNVTAVNLINVKRVNRRTVNMQWFKVPDKIYFEKGSTQYLAKMPGISRIAIITDPIMVKLGYVERVEHYLRQRRAPVAIEVFSEVEPDPSTTTVERGTEMLTRFQPDCIIALGGGSPMDAAKAMWLFYEHPDADFKDLKQKFMDIRKRVYKYPKLGQKAKFVAIPTTSGTGSEVTSFAVITDKVSGHTKYPLADYELTPDVAIIDPEFVYTLPKTAVADTGMDVLTHAIEAYVSIMANDYTDGLAIKAIQLVFQYLEQSALTGDKLAREKMHNASTLAGMAFANAFLGINHSLAHKWGGQYHTAHGRTNAILMPHVIRYNAKKPTKFAAWPKYTHFVADQRYAEIARILGLPARTTEEGVDSLILAIRELNAKLGIEESFQQLGIDPQDFENRVDELADRAFEDQCTTSNPKLPLVSELADVYRNAFYGRF